The Vicinamibacteria bacterium genome window below encodes:
- a CDS encoding DUF2283 domain-containing protein, which yields MSEATIHYDESSDSLYVSFAPGEPATGFELSEHILLRINKSEQCAVGLTFLEYSTLTEKTALGPRSFPLTGLARLSSESRELILSILQRPPVSDFLTLSAYTPSRGETIPTASIRVSSLVVPTSS from the coding sequence ATGAGCGAGGCGACGATCCACTACGATGAATCGAGTGATTCACTCTACGTTTCCTTTGCCCCAGGCGAGCCAGCAACCGGGTTCGAACTGAGCGAGCACATCCTTTTGCGCATCAATAAGAGCGAGCAATGCGCCGTGGGATTGACCTTCCTCGAGTACTCCACTCTCACCGAGAAGACCGCCCTGGGTCCTCGGAGCTTTCCCCTAACCGGTCTCGCTCGACTATCGAGCGAGTCGCGGGAGCTGATTCTCTCGATCCTGCAGCGTCCGCCGGTGAGTGACTTCCTGACACTGTCCGCGTACACGCCGTCCCGTGGTGAGACCATTCCCACCGCCTCGATTCGTGTCTCGTCTCTTGTCGTCCCGACAAGCTCGTGA
- a CDS encoding isocitrate lyase/PEP mutase family protein — protein MSSPASVLRSLLQEPGLLSFPCCYDALSARLIERAGFPLSFMSGFGVSAVRLGLPDTGLVSYAEMLSQGRDLCAAVSIPIIGDGDTGYGNAVNVKRTVRGYARAGFAAVMIEDQVWPKRCGHTRGKSVVSREEAVSRVRAAVDARDEGADILIMARTDARATEGLEEALCRAEAFSQAGADMLFVEAPTSREEMRAVCRRVPGHHLANMLEDGVTPICPEKELEDMGYKLVAHPFALLGASLIAMKRALEALRHGRAPAERISFEELKELVGFEEYYREEKRYTVSRE, from the coding sequence ATGTCGAGTCCGGCGTCGGTGCTTCGGAGTCTTCTGCAAGAGCCGGGGCTTCTCTCCTTTCCCTGCTGCTACGACGCGCTTTCGGCGCGACTCATCGAGCGCGCGGGTTTCCCACTTTCCTTCATGAGCGGGTTCGGCGTGTCGGCGGTCCGGCTCGGTCTTCCCGATACCGGTCTCGTCTCTTACGCGGAGATGCTCTCCCAGGGAAGAGATCTCTGCGCGGCGGTATCGATCCCGATCATCGGAGATGGAGATACAGGGTACGGGAACGCGGTGAACGTCAAGAGGACAGTCCGTGGCTACGCGCGCGCCGGCTTCGCCGCCGTCATGATCGAAGATCAAGTCTGGCCGAAGCGCTGCGGGCACACTCGCGGGAAGAGCGTGGTCTCCCGGGAAGAGGCCGTGAGTCGCGTTCGAGCGGCGGTGGACGCGCGCGATGAAGGCGCGGACATCCTCATCATGGCCCGTACCGACGCCCGGGCAACCGAGGGCCTGGAAGAGGCTCTGTGCCGCGCCGAGGCCTTTTCCCAGGCCGGGGCGGACATGCTTTTCGTGGAAGCGCCGACGTCACGAGAGGAGATGCGAGCCGTTTGCCGCCGCGTGCCCGGCCACCACCTCGCCAACATGCTCGAAGACGGTGTGACGCCCATCTGCCCGGAGAAGGAGCTCGAAGACATGGGCTACAAGCTCGTGGCTCACCCCTTCGCTCTGCTGGGGGCGAGCCTCATCGCGATGAAGCGCGCTCTAGAAGCTCTCCGCCACGGCCGAGCGCCTGCCGAACGCATCTCGTTCGAGGAGCTCAAGGAGCTCGTCGGCTTCGAGGAATATTACCGCGAGGAGAAACGGTACACGGTGTCGCGGGAGTGA